TAGAGAAATCTATCGAATCCGCCAGGCCAACGCGTATCGCGCTCGAGACGCGGCCCGCCCGCGAACGTGTCGACGACTTACGGCCAGAGCCCGCGGACCGCTTTCGCCTCGGCGATCCGAGAGAGCGCCACCACGTAGGCGGCGTCGCGCCACGTCAGGTCCTTCGCTTCGACCTGCTCGCGGACGTCCGCCCAAGCCGCGAGCATCTTCGTCTCGAGTTCCTCGTTGACGCGCTCGAGCGACCACTGGCGGCGGTTGATGTCCTGGAGCCACTCGAAGTAGCTCACCGTCACGCCGCCGGCGTTCGCGAGGATATCGGGGATCACCGAGACGCCGCGTTCCTCGAGGATGGCGTCGGCGGCGAACGTCGTCGGCCCGTTGGCCCCTTCGACGACGATTTCGGCCTCGATCGCGTCGGCGTTGTCGGCGGTGATGACGTTGCCCACGGCCGCCGGAATCAGGACGTCGACCTCGAGTTCGAGAATCTCCTCGTTGGTGACCGTCTCGGGGGCGTCGTGCTCGAGGACGGCCTCCGGCTCCTCCTCGTGGGTCGGGATCGCATGGGTATCGAGTCCGTCGGGGTCGTAGATCGCCCCGTTGACGTCGCTGACGGCGACGACGGTCGCGCCCCAGTCGTCGAGCAATCGAGCCGCGTTCGCGCCGACGCTGCCGAAGCCCTGGACGGCGACGGTCGTCTCGGCGAGGTCGCGGTCGTCGTACTCGATCGCCTCGCGGGCGATGATGGCGGTGGAGCGGCCGGGGGCCTCCTCGCGGCCGTAGGAGCCGCCGACGACGGGCGGCTTGCCGGTGACGACGCCGGGAGTCGTCTCGCCCTGCTGCATCGAGTAGGCGTCCATGAACCAGGCCATCGTCTGGGCGTCGGTGCCCATGTCGGGCGCGGGGACGTCCTGTTTCGGGCCGACGACGTCGCGGATCTCCTCGGCGAACCGGCGGGTGAGCCGTTCGGTTTCGGCCTCCGAGAGTGATTTGGGATCGACGGCGATGCCGCCCTTCCCGCCGCCGAAGGGGATGTCCATCACGGCGCACTTCCAGGTCATCCACATCGAGAGGCCGATACACTCCTCGGCGGTAACCGCCGGATGGTACCGCAGCCCGCCCTTGTAGGGGCCGCGAACGTCGTCGTGTTGTGCCCGGTAGCCAGTGAACACCTCGACGGAGCCGTCGTCTCGCTCGAGGGGGACCGATACCCGCTGGACCTTCGTCGGGTGCTTCAGTCGTTCGACGACGCCGGCGTCGACGTCGACGTGGGCCGCCGCGCGCTCGAGCTGTCGGCGCGCGGTGAGCAGCGCCGAGTTCGGTTCGTCGTCCGCCGATTCCGCGTCGGCCGTCTGTGTCGGTGGTGTCGAACTCATGTGGTGGGTCGAATGGTCGAAATCGAAGGTTGGTGGTCGAATATCGAGTCGGTTACGTCGTAAACAGCCGTCGCGGGAAGTCCGCCAGCGTCTCCGCGCCGCTGCCCGTGACGCGGAACGTCTCGCTGATCTCCATGCCGATCTCGTCGGTCCAGATGCCGGGGATCATGTGGAACGTCATGTCCTCCTCGAGGACGGTCTCGTCACCGGGCCGGATGCTCGCGGTGTGCTCGCCCCAGTCCGGCGGGTAGCCCAGGCCCATCGAGTAGCCGATGCGGTCCTCCTTCTCGAGGCCGTACTGGGCGATCGTCTCGCGCCAGGCCTCCTCGACGCGCTCGCAGGTGACGCCGGGTTCGACGGCGTCGAGCGCGGCCTCGATCCCTTCGACGACGATATCGGCGGTCCGCTCGAGCTCGTCGGGCGGGTCGCCGACGAACGTCGTCCGGGCCAGCGGCGAGTGATAGCGGTGCCGACAGCCCGAGAGTTCGATGATGACCGGATCGCCCTTCTCGAACTCGCGGTCGGTCCAGGTCAGGTGGGGCGTCCCGGTGTGGTCGCCC
The sequence above is drawn from the Halostagnicola kamekurae genome and encodes:
- the gdhB gene encoding glutamate dehydrogenase GdhB; protein product: MSSTPPTQTADAESADDEPNSALLTARRQLERAAAHVDVDAGVVERLKHPTKVQRVSVPLERDDGSVEVFTGYRAQHDDVRGPYKGGLRYHPAVTAEECIGLSMWMTWKCAVMDIPFGGGKGGIAVDPKSLSEAETERLTRRFAEEIRDVVGPKQDVPAPDMGTDAQTMAWFMDAYSMQQGETTPGVVTGKPPVVGGSYGREEAPGRSTAIIAREAIEYDDRDLAETTVAVQGFGSVGANAARLLDDWGATVVAVSDVNGAIYDPDGLDTHAIPTHEEEPEAVLEHDAPETVTNEEILELEVDVLIPAAVGNVITADNADAIEAEIVVEGANGPTTFAADAILEERGVSVIPDILANAGGVTVSYFEWLQDINRRQWSLERVNEELETKMLAAWADVREQVEAKDLTWRDAAYVVALSRIAEAKAVRGLWP